From the Chitinophaga lutea genome, the window AAAAACATCGTGCTGTTGGGCGTCGGCAAAATAGGCCGCAATACCTGCAAAAACATGATGGAATACCTGGGCGTACGCAACATCACGCTCATCAACCGCACCGCCGCGGTGGCCGAAGAATTCGCCGGCCAGCACGGCCTGCAGTTCACTCCTTTCGACCAGATGAACGGCACGCTGAAACATGCGGACGTCATCCTGGTAGCTACCAACGCACCGCAGCCCACCATTCTTCCCGCTCACATGGAAGGCGGCTGCTGCAAACTGATCATCGACCTGTCTATCCCCTTCAACGTGGCCCCCGAAGTACGGGAACTTGGGCATGTGGAAGTGGTGAACGTAGACGACCTGAGCAAAGTGCAGGACGAAACGCTGCAGATGCGCCTCAGTGAAGTGCCCAAAGCCGTAGCCATCATCGATGAGCATATGGAAGAGTTCCTTTACTGGTTCAAAATGCGCAAACATGCCGTAGTGCTGAAAGCCGTGAAAGAAAAACTCACGGAGATACATGCCAGGGAAATCAAGGAACAGAAAAACGGCGCACACTATAACCTGGAAGACCTCGAGGAAGTTTCTTCCCGCATCATCCAGAAAATGATCAATCTTATGGCCGGCAAAGTGCGCAGGGAATCAGACAAGGGCGATGA encodes:
- the hemA gene encoding glutamyl-tRNA reductase → MQVNQPKDISHFHIVGINYKKTDAAIRGLYAISQDQYQQLLQTAREAGLNDLFVLSTCNRTEIYGFAAEASVLRDLLCNAASGDPQVFAELAYAKSGEEAVRHLYHVGTGLDSQILGDYEIVGQIKNAAKFAKANGAIGTFLERLVNSVLQVSKLIKNETGLSSGTVSVAFAAVRMLEKKVQDIKDKNIVLLGVGKIGRNTCKNMMEYLGVRNITLINRTAAVAEEFAGQHGLQFTPFDQMNGTLKHADVILVATNAPQPTILPAHMEGGCCKLIIDLSIPFNVAPEVRELGHVEVVNVDDLSKVQDETLQMRLSEVPKAVAIIDEHMEEFLYWFKMRKHAVVLKAVKEKLTEIHAREIKEQKNGAHYNLEDLEEVSSRIIQKMINLMAGKVRRESDKGDDYIAMISDIFETGVNQE